One part of the Elusimicrobiaceae bacterium genome encodes these proteins:
- a CDS encoding PocR ligand-binding domain-containing protein — translation MSGANNLFLDIFRQAPYGVWIIDDGGKTEAVNPAMAALLGYCVSEMERAGPETFFEEAGKLAEFRAGLVSGGRGEIALTGKNGKPHTLDFTAARLPGWSGWILYFLKDRPVTCGLDIVDAAGLVADSIRDLFCVLDLNGRLIKCNSALHRLTGYGNAEVAGMRPTDFFRPSDAPRIMETLDKVWREGTATLEAELKTKKGEFVPMEYALSRITGAGGETLGCSVVGRDLTEYREAQKRTLALLAENHVPELPSSPDRELGDIIDVPAMQSLLNDFASLTGLNASILDEHNGIVVAAGWRDICAKYHRINPETASDCLACNEQLAAMIKPGEYASLKCERGLWNVATPLYIEGAYKGMIVTSQFFLDDEKPDPENYGRAAGRFGFDRAGYLKALAGVPHVSSGRVKTAMDFLIKLSALVSRLSFSNTRLSRMMIEQKRTELALRESSH, via the coding sequence ATGTCTGGCGCAAACAATCTTTTTCTGGATATTTTCAGGCAGGCTCCTTACGGGGTCTGGATTATTGATGACGGCGGCAAAACCGAGGCGGTTAACCCCGCCATGGCCGCATTGCTCGGCTATTGCGTATCCGAAATGGAACGCGCCGGGCCGGAAACTTTTTTCGAAGAGGCCGGAAAGCTGGCGGAGTTTCGAGCCGGGCTGGTGTCCGGCGGGCGCGGAGAGATTGCGCTGACCGGAAAAAACGGCAAGCCGCACACGCTGGATTTCACGGCCGCACGCTTGCCCGGCTGGTCCGGCTGGATTCTTTATTTTTTGAAAGACAGGCCCGTAACGTGCGGTCTGGATATTGTGGACGCGGCCGGTCTTGTGGCCGATTCTATCAGGGATCTATTCTGCGTGCTTGATTTAAACGGCCGGCTTATCAAATGCAACAGCGCGCTGCACAGATTGACCGGCTACGGCAATGCGGAGGTCGCCGGCATGCGGCCCACGGATTTTTTCCGGCCGTCGGACGCGCCGCGCATAATGGAAACGCTGGACAAAGTGTGGCGTGAGGGAACAGCCACGCTTGAAGCCGAACTGAAAACAAAAAAAGGCGAGTTCGTCCCGATGGAATATGCGCTCTCGCGCATTACCGGCGCGGGCGGGGAAACGCTGGGCTGTTCGGTCGTCGGGCGCGACCTTACCGAATACCGTGAGGCCCAGAAAAGAACGCTCGCGCTGCTGGCGGAGAATCATGTGCCGGAGCTTCCGTCCTCGCCCGACCGCGAACTGGGCGATATTATTGATGTGCCCGCCATGCAGTCTTTGCTGAACGATTTTGCCAGCCTGACGGGCCTTAACGCCAGCATTCTGGACGAACATAACGGGATTGTCGTCGCGGCCGGATGGCGAGACATCTGCGCGAAATACCACCGCATCAATCCGGAAACGGCCAGCGACTGTCTTGCCTGCAACGAACAGCTGGCCGCCATGATCAAACCCGGCGAATACGCTTCGCTTAAATGCGAGCGGGGGCTGTGGAATGTGGCCACTCCGCTTTATATAGAAGGCGCATATAAGGGCATGATAGTCACCAGCCAGTTCTTTCTTGATGACGAAAAGCCTGATCCGGAAAATTACGGGCGCGCCGCCGGGCGTTTCGGCTTTGACAGGGCCGGCTATCTCAAGGCGTTGGCCGGGGTGCCGCATGTCAGTTCCGGGCGCGTGAAAACGGCGATGGATTTCCTTATCAAGCTGTCGGCGCTGGTGTCGCGCCTGAGTTTCAGCAATACCCGGCTTTCCAGAATGATGATCGAGCAGAAGCGCACGGAGCTGGCTTTGCGCGAGAGCAGCCATTAG
- a CDS encoding DUF1634 domain-containing protein, with the protein MKHDKAIAVLISRTLYCGVTLSAAALMAGLCAVRLWPSAGKHLLTAGLLILLLTPIARVIMLAAGYALAGRPRFAVMAGAILIIMLIGYFIGG; encoded by the coding sequence ATGAAACACGACAAGGCTATTGCGGTTCTGATTTCCAGAACCCTTTATTGCGGCGTCACGCTCAGCGCCGCCGCGCTGATGGCGGGCCTGTGCGCGGTGCGGCTTTGGCCTTCCGCAGGCAAACACCTGCTGACGGCGGGACTGCTGATCCTGCTGCTGACTCCGATCGCGCGCGTTATAATGCTTGCGGCGGGATACGCACTAGCCGGCCGGCCGCGCTTCGCGGTCATGGCCGGCGCCATACTGATTATCATGCTGATCGGCTATTTCATCGGCGGATAA
- a CDS encoding GIY-YIG nuclease family protein, translated as MADWTVYMALCANNALYTGITTDLERRMREHNSGKGASYTRSFGPVKPVWSEPCRTKADALKLEALIKRLGRAAKLRLCGGNGKWRH; from the coding sequence ATGGCTGACTGGACGGTCTACATGGCGCTTTGCGCCAACAACGCGCTCTACACGGGCATCACAACCGATCTGGAGCGCAGAATGCGCGAGCATAATTCCGGCAAAGGCGCGAGCTATACCCGGTCGTTCGGACCGGTGAAGCCGGTCTGGAGCGAACCATGCCGGACAAAAGCCGACGCGCTCAAACTGGAGGCCCTGATCAAGCGGCTCGGCCGCGCCGCGAAACTGCGGCTGTGCGGAGGAAACGGAAAATGGCGACACTGA
- a CDS encoding GNAT family N-acetyltransferase, protein MLKQTVNAAEFAATAEGTGVFARHEIDVLKEILRDCEHDPANTYVIDAERDGSALRGFSIYGRTPMTDFGWDVYWIVVAKNQQGRGLGKQLLDRAEQAIMAHDKRAVLRIETSSLPEYAPARKLYLKCGYEKTGTIPDFYKAGDSLMLFHKLISR, encoded by the coding sequence ATGCTGAAACAGACGGTCAATGCGGCGGAGTTCGCGGCAACCGCGGAAGGGACCGGCGTTTTCGCGCGCCATGAAATTGATGTTCTGAAAGAAATCCTGCGCGACTGCGAACACGATCCCGCCAATACTTACGTTATTGACGCGGAGCGCGACGGCTCCGCGCTGCGCGGATTCTCTATTTACGGCAGAACCCCCATGACCGATTTCGGCTGGGATGTCTACTGGATAGTCGTGGCGAAAAACCAGCAGGGCCGAGGTTTGGGAAAACAGCTGCTGGACCGCGCCGAACAGGCCATTATGGCGCATGACAAACGCGCGGTGTTGAGAATTGAAACCTCATCGCTGCCGGAATACGCGCCCGCGCGGAAGCTGTACCTGAAATGCGGCTACGAAAAAACCGGCACGATCCCCGACTTCTACAAGGCGGGCGACTCGCTGATGCTGTTTCACAAACTCATTTCACGCTGA
- a CDS encoding PLP-dependent transferase produces the protein MKFETLAIHAGLQADPATGAVSVAVYQISTFKHDTLTTNRGWSYSRTGNPTRAALENSVAALEGGNSGLAFSAGLAAETTVLSILNPGDEALADLVQALPR, from the coding sequence ATGAAATTTGAGACTCTCGCCATACACGCAGGCCTGCAGGCGGATCCGGCAACCGGAGCGGTCAGCGTTGCGGTGTATCAGATTTCCACCTTCAAGCATGACACGCTCACCACCAACCGCGGCTGGAGTTATTCCCGAACCGGCAATCCAACGCGGGCCGCGCTGGAAAACTCGGTCGCGGCACTGGAGGGCGGGAATTCCGGGCTGGCATTCTCGGCGGGCCTGGCCGCGGAAACAACCGTTTTGAGCATATTAAATCCCGGCGACGAAGCGCTCGCCGATCTTGTGCAGGCCCTGCCACGCTGA
- a CDS encoding ATP-binding protein produces MLTQCAPVPIAIKKENGDIEFLNDRFVSSFGYTTEDIPNARDFWRLAIADEEYRRRAMESWRAAGERARRDGTDIEPQQYNIICKNGVTRVVEMFGTRIGEKRLVMFSDVTERKQAEAELARHREQLEEMVWARTEELALLNQLVHDSLEAADVGAWWIDFRESDVFHALDITMRMMGLETAGSERRTYLLSDWHALLVETKKRFPEYTAAVNDSIERFFGTISGKYDAFRSVYPIAMRDGSVKWFDSRADVPTRDDRGRAMLMTGTIIDITRLKRSEEEIVRAREAAETASHAKTEFLSTMSHELRTPLNSIIGFAQVLADESFGGLSRQQREFAHDIQESGRHLLLLINDILDLAKIESGKMVLEPERVALTELVENSLVMIREKAVRHKLKLEMDLAPDVPPVLADEMRVRQVMYNLLSNAAKFTPDGGTIKISMFRAGEFVETAVSDTGIGIASEDQERIFRQFEQLAKGPGRKYGGTGLGLCISRDIVELHGGRMWMESEGEGKGAKFAFTLPVYREERGSV; encoded by the coding sequence ATGCTCACGCAGTGCGCGCCGGTTCCGATCGCTATAAAGAAGGAAAATGGCGATATCGAATTCCTTAACGACCGGTTCGTAAGCAGTTTCGGCTATACAACCGAAGATATTCCCAACGCACGGGATTTCTGGCGGCTGGCCATTGCCGACGAGGAATATCGCCGCCGGGCGATGGAGTCGTGGCGCGCGGCGGGCGAGCGCGCCAGGCGCGACGGCACCGACATTGAACCGCAGCAATATAACATCATCTGCAAAAACGGAGTGACGCGGGTTGTGGAAATGTTCGGCACCCGCATCGGCGAGAAAAGGCTGGTGATGTTTTCCGATGTCACCGAGCGCAAGCAGGCTGAGGCCGAACTGGCGCGGCACCGGGAACAGCTGGAGGAAATGGTCTGGGCCCGCACGGAGGAACTGGCGTTGCTTAATCAGCTGGTGCACGATTCGCTGGAGGCGGCGGATGTGGGCGCGTGGTGGATAGATTTTCGCGAGTCTGACGTTTTTCATGCGCTGGATATCACGATGAGGATGATGGGGCTTGAAACAGCCGGGTCCGAGCGCCGGACTTACCTCCTGAGCGACTGGCATGCCCTGCTGGTTGAAACAAAAAAACGGTTCCCGGAATATACCGCTGCGGTCAACGATAGTATCGAGCGGTTTTTCGGCACGATTTCCGGCAAATACGACGCGTTCCGCAGCGTCTACCCGATCGCCATGCGCGACGGCAGCGTCAAATGGTTTGACTCTCGCGCCGATGTCCCCACCCGCGATGACAGGGGCCGCGCCATGCTGATGACCGGGACGATAATAGATATTACCAGGCTAAAGCGCAGCGAGGAGGAGATTGTCCGCGCACGGGAAGCCGCGGAAACCGCCAGCCACGCGAAAACCGAATTCCTTTCTACGATGTCGCATGAACTGCGAACGCCGCTTAATTCGATAATCGGGTTTGCGCAGGTGCTGGCGGATGAAAGTTTCGGCGGACTCAGCCGGCAGCAGCGGGAATTCGCGCACGATATTCAGGAAAGCGGCAGGCATCTTCTGCTGCTGATAAACGATATTCTTGATCTGGCGAAAATAGAGTCCGGGAAGATGGTGCTTGAACCTGAGCGGGTCGCGCTGACGGAACTGGTTGAAAACAGTCTTGTGATGATACGCGAAAAAGCCGTCCGGCACAAATTAAAACTCGAAATGGACCTTGCGCCGGACGTGCCGCCCGTTCTGGCGGATGAAATGCGGGTGCGGCAGGTAATGTATAATCTGCTTTCAAACGCCGCGAAATTCACGCCGGACGGGGGAACGATAAAAATTTCCATGTTCCGGGCCGGCGAATTTGTCGAAACAGCGGTTTCCGACACCGGCATAGGCATTGCGTCGGAGGATCAGGAGCGGATTTTCCGCCAGTTTGAGCAGCTGGCCAAAGGCCCCGGCAGAAAATACGGCGGCACCGGGCTGGGGCTGTGTATTTCCAGGGATATTGTGGAGCTGCACGGCGGGCGGATGTGGATGGAAAGCGAGGGCGAAGGCAAAGGCGCGAAATTCGCTTTCACCCTGCCTGTATACAGAGAGGAGCGCGGCTCGGTTTGA
- a CDS encoding pentapeptide repeat-containing protein, translated as MKNPVQPAQDREFEARDFAGQVLPVREFARCRFKACLFARTDCTGVLFSDCVFESCDFSGAILKNCRLRGAEFNSCKFMGVDFTPVNTMLLSWKFTSCKLGFCNFSELRIKGTLFKNCILRDTDFIKTDLKDSSFSATDLKATVFRGADLRKADFSGAFNYYLNPAENLVDKAVFSMPEAAVLLDPFGIKLV; from the coding sequence ATGAAAAATCCAGTACAGCCGGCGCAAGACCGGGAATTTGAGGCACGGGACTTTGCAGGACAGGTTCTGCCGGTTCGCGAATTTGCGCGGTGCCGCTTTAAAGCCTGCCTGTTCGCCAGAACCGACTGCACGGGAGTTTTATTTTCCGACTGCGTTTTCGAGTCCTGCGATTTTTCCGGCGCGATATTAAAAAACTGCCGCCTGCGCGGCGCGGAATTTAACAGCTGCAAATTCATGGGCGTGGATTTCACGCCCGTAAACACCATGCTTTTAAGCTGGAAATTCACCAGCTGCAAGCTGGGGTTCTGCAATTTTTCCGAACTCAGGATAAAAGGAACTCTTTTCAAAAACTGCATCCTGCGCGACACGGATTTTATCAAGACCGACCTGAAAGACTCGTCTTTCTCCGCAACCGACCTAAAAGCGACAGTATTCCGCGGCGCGGACCTGCGGAAAGCGGATTTTTCCGGCGCGTTCAATTATTACCTCAATCCGGCGGAGAATCTGGTTGACAAGGCGGTTTTTTCCATGCCGGAAGCAGCCGTTCTGCTCGATCCGTTCGGCATAAAACTGGTTTAG
- a CDS encoding radical SAM protein — protein sequence MKFRRVFIEITNECNLACGFCAVSAREPRRMTVEFFRMTLRRAGPLAGVVSLHVLGEPFMHPDLPEILKICSAAGVAVNLVTNATLLDKFGPALFEEPCLKQVSISLHALASLETRGREAALLSILRFARARPARVIASFRLRGDLRGVFERETAGRVFAEFGVTASALERGAVKLAPGVYFNSGPFFEWPGSARAERPPGGCLGLRHNCAILSDGRVVPCCADFDGRMTLGSIADSPLDEILAGPAAMRLRRAIASPDDRPDCCKTCGFRAPN from the coding sequence ATGAAATTCCGCCGCGTATTTATAGAAATCACCAATGAATGCAATCTGGCGTGCGGGTTCTGCGCGGTTTCCGCGCGTGAACCGAGGCGGATGACAGTTGAATTTTTCCGGATGACGCTGCGGCGGGCCGGGCCGCTGGCGGGAGTGGTGTCGCTGCATGTGCTGGGCGAGCCGTTCATGCACCCGGATTTGCCGGAAATTCTGAAAATCTGCTCGGCGGCGGGCGTTGCCGTGAATCTGGTCACCAACGCGACTCTGCTGGATAAATTCGGTCCGGCGCTGTTTGAAGAGCCATGCCTTAAGCAGGTTTCGATTTCGCTGCACGCGCTGGCCTCGCTTGAAACGCGCGGCCGGGAGGCGGCGTTGCTTTCCATTCTGCGTTTTGCACGCGCCCGTCCGGCGCGCGTGATCGCTTCTTTTCGGCTGCGCGGCGATTTGCGCGGAGTTTTCGAGCGCGAAACAGCCGGCCGCGTTTTTGCGGAATTTGGCGTGACGGCGTCCGCGCTTGAGCGCGGCGCCGTGAAACTTGCGCCCGGCGTGTATTTTAATTCCGGCCCGTTTTTCGAATGGCCCGGCTCGGCCCGCGCGGAAAGACCGCCGGGCGGGTGCCTTGGGCTGCGGCACAACTGCGCCATTCTGTCTGACGGGAGGGTTGTGCCGTGCTGTGCGGATTTTGACGGGCGTATGACGCTCGGTTCAATAGCCGATTCGCCGCTTGATGAGATTCTGGCCGGGCCCGCCGCCATGCGGCTGCGCCGCGCAATCGCTTCACCTGACGATAGACCGGACTGCTGCAAAACCTGCGGATTCCGCGCGCCGAATTAA
- a CDS encoding sulfite exporter TauE/SafE family protein — protein MTLTALSLLAALGAAVGLLGSVFGLGGGIFIVPVLVLYFKLPIHSAIAASLVTIIATSSAVASVNVERGLANMRLGLSLEVSTAAGAVAGAFTAGALSPKILQFCFSLLLFFAAAAMFRKGIAKPAPESSGEPPPGGDYEYTDPATGRVCRYAVKNLPAASAVSVFAGAVSGLLGVGGGIIKVPLMHLVCGIPIKAAAATSNFMLGVTAATSAVVYFRKGLVPLELTAVLVLGVLAGSAAGMRILAKTSSNRLQLVFSLIAFLMAAKILSAAWDL, from the coding sequence ATGACATTGACCGCGTTATCGCTTCTGGCCGCGCTGGGCGCGGCGGTGGGACTGCTGGGCTCGGTATTCGGGCTGGGCGGCGGTATTTTTATCGTGCCGGTGCTGGTGCTTTATTTCAAACTGCCGATCCACAGCGCGATAGCCGCGTCGCTGGTAACCATCATCGCCACGTCAAGCGCGGTGGCCTCCGTCAACGTCGAACGCGGACTGGCCAATATGCGCCTGGGCCTTTCGCTGGAAGTGTCAACCGCGGCAGGCGCTGTGGCGGGCGCGTTCACGGCGGGCGCGTTATCCCCGAAGATATTGCAGTTCTGTTTTTCGCTGCTGCTTTTTTTCGCGGCGGCCGCGATGTTCAGAAAAGGCATCGCAAAACCGGCGCCTGAAAGCTCCGGCGAACCGCCGCCGGGCGGCGACTATGAATACACCGATCCCGCAACGGGGCGCGTGTGCCGTTATGCCGTGAAGAATCTGCCGGCGGCTTCGGCGGTTTCGGTCTTCGCCGGGGCGGTTTCCGGGCTGCTGGGCGTGGGCGGCGGCATTATCAAGGTGCCGCTAATGCATCTGGTGTGCGGCATTCCCATAAAAGCCGCGGCCGCGACCAGCAATTTCATGCTGGGCGTTACGGCGGCAACCAGCGCGGTCGTCTATTTCCGCAAAGGCCTGGTGCCGCTGGAACTGACGGCGGTGCTGGTGCTGGGCGTACTGGCCGGCTCGGCGGCGGGAATGCGAATACTGGCCAAAACCTCCTCAAACCGGCTTCAGCTGGTTTTCAGCCTGATCGCTTTTTTGATGGCGGCCAAAATCCTGTCCGCCGCGTGGGACTTATGA
- a CDS encoding acyl-[ACP]--phospholipid O-acyltransferase gives MKNAKISTASPGFVSLLAVQLLGTANDNAFKTFIMLMAAVTLPQARTAHVIALAGVCFVIPYILFSSFAGALADRFCKHKTIIALKAVELGLMAVSFLPLYFQSVPALLALMFLMGVHSALLSPVKLAILPELLESNDLSNGNGLMSMTGFGGIILGAAAAGLLLEFTHGKFYQAVPFFLAVAGLGLAASLLVGKVPAAAGSQRFELDVAGRIYSDIREVSGHRKIFLALMGSAYFWFVGAMFQMNILVYGREMMHETAAALSVFQMMVALGIGVGSVLAGRLSRNRVELGLVPVGALGLVVFSAALAFSFDSVFATGVLLFLLGLSGGLFELPLETYVQYRSPEARRGTFIAAGNIMAFTGVIVASAVLWTTDSWFKLNPAQVFIVLGAMTLAVAAYIITVLPEFLLRFIAYPVVNIAYHIETKGGGNFPPDGPVLLVSNHISFVDALLLTGACQRPIRFIMHKKFYDMPVLNWFFRMAKCIPISHSSGPREIVRSLRMAKDALANGDAVCIFIEGEISRHGQLLRFKKGYERIAEGLDAPILPVHIDGVWGRLFSFEGGRAVFKWPKRLGYPVTVSFGRAMPADTDSSTIRLAMQELGAEAFRNRLDSKLPLPLAFAEEAKRHWFRFCMADSGVRRIKMGSALTRAVVLSKILDKILPAASNVGILLPPSAAGALVNIAVSLLGKVPVNLNYTTPFENIAACARQAGLEKIIVSKKLAQARGWQVSENMVFLEDLTAGISKLEGLASAIVLFIYPMFMLRKTLLARADVPLDATAAIIFTSGSTGEPKGVMLSHANIHSNIEAAAQIYQLTPHDRLVGVLPFFHSFGYTVTLWLPLVAGFGVVYHYNPLDARTIGALARRYRATMLLGTPGFFVAYIRKIETADFKTLRLAVTGAEKLREEIALSFRDKFGIMPLEGYGCTELSPAASLNIPDVDMDGLHQTGGKPGTIGAPLPGIAMKVVNPETFEPLPADTPGLLLVKGPNVMKGYLDSAEKTSAVMRDGYYITGDIASIDEDGFVTITDRLSRFSKIAGEMVPHIKIEEKLHQLAGVIERTFVVVSLPDEKRGEKLAVLCRAIGDTDALHARLKDSGLPPLWVPARDCFFSVPELPFLGSGKIDIARARQLAAELSSPSAGWLRA, from the coding sequence GTGAAGAACGCTAAAATTTCAACCGCCAGTCCCGGATTTGTGAGCCTGCTGGCCGTGCAGCTGCTTGGCACGGCCAATGACAACGCCTTTAAAACATTCATCATGCTGATGGCGGCGGTAACTCTGCCGCAGGCCCGAACGGCGCACGTTATAGCGTTGGCGGGTGTCTGTTTCGTAATACCTTATATACTGTTTTCCAGTTTTGCCGGCGCTTTGGCCGACCGGTTCTGCAAGCATAAAACAATCATCGCGCTTAAAGCGGTGGAACTGGGCCTGATGGCGGTCAGTTTTCTGCCGCTGTATTTTCAAAGCGTGCCGGCGCTGCTGGCGCTGATGTTTCTGATGGGTGTTCACAGCGCGCTGTTAAGCCCGGTGAAGCTGGCGATCCTGCCGGAACTGCTGGAGTCGAACGATCTGTCAAACGGCAACGGGCTTATGTCAATGACCGGGTTTGGCGGCATCATTCTCGGCGCGGCTGCGGCTGGCCTGCTGCTGGAGTTCACGCACGGGAAATTCTATCAGGCGGTGCCGTTTTTCCTGGCGGTCGCCGGGCTGGGCCTGGCGGCCAGCCTGCTGGTGGGCAAGGTGCCGGCCGCCGCGGGTTCGCAGCGGTTCGAGCTGGATGTGGCGGGAAGAATTTACTCCGATATCAGGGAAGTTTCCGGACACCGCAAAATTTTTCTCGCGCTTATGGGCAGCGCTTATTTCTGGTTTGTGGGTGCGATGTTCCAGATGAACATTCTGGTTTACGGGCGCGAAATGATGCACGAAACCGCGGCCGCGCTGAGCGTGTTTCAGATGATGGTCGCGCTCGGCATAGGCGTTGGCAGCGTGCTGGCGGGCCGGCTGTCCAGGAACCGGGTGGAGCTGGGGCTGGTGCCGGTCGGCGCGCTGGGGCTGGTGGTGTTTTCCGCCGCGCTCGCTTTCAGTTTTGATTCGGTGTTCGCGACCGGGGTATTGCTGTTTCTGCTGGGGCTTTCGGGCGGGCTGTTTGAACTGCCGCTGGAAACCTATGTGCAGTACCGCAGCCCCGAGGCCCGGCGCGGCACATTCATAGCCGCCGGAAACATTATGGCGTTTACGGGCGTTATTGTCGCTTCCGCCGTGCTGTGGACGACGGACAGCTGGTTCAAGCTTAATCCCGCGCAGGTGTTTATCGTGCTGGGCGCGATGACTCTGGCGGTGGCCGCCTATATCATAACCGTGCTGCCGGAGTTTCTGCTGCGGTTTATCGCTTATCCGGTGGTCAATATCGCCTATCACATTGAAACCAAGGGCGGCGGCAATTTTCCGCCGGACGGGCCTGTTCTGCTGGTTTCCAACCATATTTCTTTTGTTGACGCGCTTCTTCTCACCGGCGCGTGCCAGCGGCCCATCCGTTTCATAATGCATAAAAAGTTTTATGACATGCCGGTGCTGAACTGGTTTTTCCGGATGGCCAAATGCATTCCCATTTCGCATTCCAGCGGGCCGCGCGAAATCGTGCGGTCACTGCGCATGGCCAAGGACGCGCTTGCAAACGGCGACGCGGTCTGCATTTTTATCGAAGGCGAGATTTCACGCCACGGCCAGCTGCTGCGTTTCAAAAAAGGCTATGAGCGGATTGCCGAAGGGCTGGACGCGCCCATCCTGCCGGTACATATTGACGGGGTGTGGGGAAGACTGTTCAGTTTCGAGGGCGGCCGCGCGGTTTTCAAGTGGCCGAAGCGGCTGGGTTACCCGGTGACTGTCAGTTTCGGGCGCGCTATGCCGGCGGATACCGATTCCTCAACCATCCGGCTTGCCATGCAGGAACTGGGCGCGGAAGCCTTCAGGAACCGGCTTGACTCTAAACTGCCGCTGCCGCTGGCGTTTGCGGAGGAGGCCAAACGCCACTGGTTCCGGTTCTGCATGGCTGATTCCGGAGTCCGCAGAATAAAGATGGGGTCCGCGCTTACGCGCGCGGTGGTGCTGTCGAAAATTCTGGATAAAATACTTCCGGCCGCGTCCAACGTGGGAATTCTGCTGCCGCCGTCGGCCGCGGGCGCGCTGGTCAACATAGCGGTTTCGCTGCTGGGCAAGGTGCCGGTCAATCTTAATTACACCACGCCGTTTGAAAATATCGCCGCCTGCGCCCGGCAGGCCGGACTGGAAAAAATAATCGTGTCGAAAAAACTGGCGCAGGCCCGCGGCTGGCAGGTGTCGGAAAACATGGTTTTTCTGGAGGATTTGACGGCGGGAATCTCTAAACTGGAGGGCCTGGCCTCCGCGATTGTCCTGTTTATCTATCCCATGTTCATGCTGCGTAAAACCCTGCTCGCCCGCGCGGACGTGCCGCTTGACGCTACCGCCGCGATTATCTTCACCAGCGGTTCCACCGGCGAACCCAAGGGCGTGATGCTGTCGCATGCCAATATCCATTCAAACATTGAAGCGGCGGCCCAGATTTACCAGCTTACTCCGCATGACCGGCTGGTGGGTGTTCTGCCGTTTTTTCATTCGTTCGGGTATACCGTCACCTTATGGCTGCCGCTGGTTGCCGGGTTCGGGGTCGTTTACCACTACAACCCGCTTGACGCGCGCACGATCGGCGCGCTCGCCCGCCGCTACCGCGCGACAATGCTGCTTGGCACGCCGGGTTTTTTTGTGGCGTATATCCGCAAAATCGAAACGGCGGATTTCAAAACCCTGCGGCTGGCTGTTACCGGGGCCGAGAAGCTGCGCGAAGAAATAGCGCTGTCGTTCCGCGATAAATTCGGGATCATGCCGCTGGAAGGATACGGCTGCACCGAGCTGTCGCCCGCCGCCTCGCTCAATATTCCCGACGTGGATATGGACGGCCTGCACCAGACCGGCGGCAAGCCGGGCACCATCGGCGCGCCGCTGCCGGGTATCGCCATGAAGGTGGTGAATCCCGAAACATTCGAGCCTTTGCCGGCCGACACGCCGGGCCTGCTGCTGGTGAAGGGCCCCAACGTTATGAAAGGCTATCTGGACAGCGCGGAAAAAACGTCCGCCGTAATGCGCGACGGGTATTATATCACCGGCGATATCGCCTCGATAGACGAGGACGGATTCGTTACCATTACCGACCGGCTGTCCCGGTTTTCCAAAATAGCCGGCGAAATGGTGCCCCATATCAAGATTGAGGAAAAGCTGCACCAGCTTGCCGGAGTGATCGAGCGCACGTTCGTGGTGGTTTCGCTGCCTGATGAAAAACGCGGCGAAAAGCTGGCCGTGCTGTGCAGGGCGATCGGCGATACGGACGCGCTTCATGCCCGGCTGAAAGATTCCGGGCTGCCGCCTTTATGGGTTCCCGCGCGGGACTGTTTTTTCAGCGTGCCGGAGCTCCCGTTTCTGGGGTCGGGCAAGATTGACATCGCGCGGGCCAGACAGCTTGCCGCCGAGCTTTCCTCACCGTCGGCCGGCTGGTTACGCGCCTGA